Proteins from a single region of Bartonella sp. M0283:
- a CDS encoding DUF2093 domain-containing protein has translation MFPGGEREAQLHYLSGDYEVLTHGTYVLCAITGEKIPLDELRYWSASRQEAYASCEISYRRELECDPRSRKLLGTTLKK, from the coding sequence ATGTTTCCCGGTGGTGAACGCGAGGCGCAACTCCATTATCTGAGTGGCGATTATGAGGTTTTAACACACGGAACCTATGTTTTATGTGCAATTACAGGCGAGAAAATTCCGCTGGACGAGCTAAGATATTGGAGTGCATCACGTCAGGAAGCTTATGCAAGTTGCGAAATTTCCTATCGCCGTGAACTCGAATGCGATCCCCGTTCGCGTAAGCTTTTGGGCACAACACTTAAAAAATAA
- a CDS encoding 2'-deoxycytidine 5'-triphosphate deaminase → MARSSGILADSDIQGLFENNILKSDRPLDKDQIQPASLDLRLGKKAYRVRASFLPGPEKQVIDKLEQFKLHEFDLENGAVLETGCVYIVPLIETLALSDELSASANPKSSTGRLDIFTRIITDYAQEFDKVTSGYHGKLYLEISPRTFPVIVRTGSRLSQIRFRKGKSGLNESELLALHKKEMLVSDDHPNITASGVGLSIDLTGNSSGLVGYRGKHHTGVIDVDKRGVAEVLDFWEPIYDRGSHSLILDPDEFYILVSREAVHVPPLFAAEMTPFDPLIGEFRVHYAGFFDPGFGNNEAGGKGSRAVLEVRSHEVPFILEHGQIVGHLVYEHMLRHPKSLYGRDLGSNYQAQGLKLSKHFKPL, encoded by the coding sequence ATGGCACGCTCAAGCGGCATTCTGGCAGATAGCGATATTCAGGGTTTATTTGAAAACAATATTTTGAAATCGGATCGGCCGTTAGACAAAGATCAGATACAACCGGCCAGTCTCGATTTGCGGTTGGGCAAAAAGGCCTATCGTGTCCGTGCTTCTTTTCTCCCCGGTCCGGAAAAGCAAGTGATTGATAAACTTGAACAATTCAAGCTACATGAATTCGATCTCGAAAATGGTGCAGTGCTTGAAACGGGTTGCGTCTATATTGTCCCGCTTATCGAGACGCTCGCACTTTCTGATGAATTGAGTGCCTCTGCCAATCCGAAGAGTTCAACCGGAAGGCTCGATATTTTTACCCGTATTATAACCGATTACGCACAAGAATTTGATAAGGTCACCAGTGGTTATCACGGAAAACTTTACCTCGAAATAAGCCCGCGCACATTTCCCGTTATTGTCCGCACCGGCTCAAGACTGTCGCAAATCCGTTTCCGTAAAGGAAAGAGCGGGTTGAATGAAAGCGAGCTTCTCGCTCTTCACAAAAAAGAAATGCTGGTTTCCGACGACCACCCCAATATTACTGCAAGCGGTGTCGGGCTTTCTATTGATCTCACCGGCAATTCTTCGGGACTTGTCGGTTATCGTGGCAAACATCATACCGGCGTTATCGACGTGGACAAGCGTGGCGTGGCCGAAGTGCTCGATTTTTGGGAACCGATTTATGATCGGGGTTCCCATTCCCTTATCCTTGATCCGGACGAATTTTATATTCTCGTCTCACGTGAAGCGGTTCACGTCCCACCGCTTTTTGCTGCCGAAATGACACCGTTTGACCCGTTGATCGGTGAATTCCGTGTTCACTATGCCGGTTTCTTCGACCCTGGTTTCGGCAATAATGAAGCGGGTGGTAAAGGCTCACGCGCCGTTCTCGAAGTGCGCAGCCATGAAGTTCCCTTCATCCTCGAACATGGACAAATTGTCGGACATCTCGTTTATGAACATATGTTGAGGCACCCGAAATCTCTCTACGGGCGCGATCTCGGCTCGAATTATCAGGCTCAGGGCTTGAAACTGTCAAAACATTTTAAACCACTTTGA
- the lpxK gene encoding tetraacyldisaccharide 4'-kinase — MVGEAPNFWWNDQKLMRWLLLPVSWIYGFFARRRMERENIPVIDLPVLCVGNFTLGGTGKTPVVISLAEAAKKLGLNPGIVSRGYGGEIHSPHLIDPEFDKAREVGDEPLLLARHAPVAVATDRLGAAKLLQKQGCNLILMDDGFQSRRLFADYALMVVDGLRGLGNNAVFPAGPLRAPLVTQLAYTDGVLMIGNGDKGNEVIHMAARAAKPLNFAHLVPSATDAVSGRKFLAFAGIGNPQKFFRSIGELEGKVEQTRIYADHHFYTDFDLDDIIGSAKTKQLSLATTAKDFARLKTDGQDKKLENLVVFDVEVSFDDPDFCKQRINETLEAFKKRSYEE, encoded by the coding sequence ATGGTTGGTGAGGCACCGAATTTCTGGTGGAACGACCAAAAATTGATGCGTTGGCTTTTGCTGCCGGTTTCATGGATTTACGGTTTTTTTGCCCGCCGCAGAATGGAACGGGAAAATATTCCGGTGATCGATCTTCCGGTTTTGTGTGTTGGCAATTTTACGCTTGGTGGAACGGGAAAAACTCCGGTTGTTATCAGCCTTGCGGAAGCCGCCAAAAAACTTGGTCTTAATCCGGGCATTGTTTCGCGTGGTTATGGTGGTGAAATACATAGCCCGCATCTCATCGACCCCGAATTTGACAAAGCTCGCGAAGTCGGTGACGAACCATTGCTTCTTGCCCGACATGCACCGGTTGCTGTAGCAACCGACAGGTTGGGAGCCGCAAAACTCTTACAAAAACAAGGATGCAATCTCATCCTGATGGACGATGGTTTTCAAAGTCGCCGCCTATTCGCAGACTATGCTTTGATGGTGGTGGATGGCCTTAGGGGCTTGGGGAACAATGCAGTATTTCCGGCGGGACCACTCCGTGCACCGCTTGTAACCCAACTTGCCTATACCGATGGTGTGCTGATGATTGGCAATGGTGACAAAGGTAACGAAGTTATCCATATGGCCGCCCGTGCCGCAAAACCGTTAAACTTTGCCCATCTTGTGCCTTCTGCCACCGATGCTGTTTCTGGCAGAAAATTTTTGGCCTTTGCAGGCATAGGAAATCCGCAAAAATTTTTCCGTTCGATCGGTGAATTGGAAGGCAAAGTTGAACAAACTCGGATTTATGCCGACCATCATTTTTATACAGATTTCGACCTTGATGACATTATCGGCTCGGCAAAGACCAAACAGCTTTCCCTAGCTACCACCGCAAAGGATTTTGCCCGTTTAAAAACCGATGGACAGGACAAGAAACTTGAAAATCTTGTTGTGTTCGATGTCGAGGTTTCTTTTGATGATCCGGATTTTTGTAAGCAACGGATAAATGAAACACTCGAAGCGTTCAAAAAACGCTCTTATGAGGAATAA
- the mutL gene encoding DNA mismatch repair endonuclease MutL yields the protein MTIHHLSETVINQIAAGEVIERPASVVKELVENAIDAGATRIEIVTAGGGKSLIRVSDNGCGIAEDELELAISRHCTSKLDNDVHDIHSLGFRGEALPSIGSVSKLKLVSRRASSEHAAEIVVNAGHVDGPRPAAGNAGTIVEVRDLFYVTPARLKFMKTDRAETNAITDIVKRIAIAFPNVRFSLSGTDRSMLDFPATGTGEEAQLQRITQIMGKDFAPNVITLDAVREGVELKGFAGIPSFNRGNSLHQFAYVNGRPVRDKLILGAIRGAYADAMARDRYSICVLFINLPSSDVDVNVHPAKADVRFRDQGLVRGLIVGGIREALSHAGIHPATTGADAMLKSFRPDGIQPSSSVPPRPTFYNNRTFPYNSFSRTPVPPAAQMVNQPLYTTPSSGFNEDYGNVLGDLDQPTTDSRPAMEIPSVEEQRFPLGAARAQIHKNYIIAQTEDSLIIVDQHAAHERLVYEALKKALYSKPLPSQILLIPEIVELPEEDATRLLTHAETLQKFGLKIEPFGPGAVAVRETPAMLGEVDVKGLIADLADEAADYDTTNGLKAMLDYVAATMACHGSVRSGRLLRAEEMNALLRQMEATPGSGTCNHGRPTYVELKLTDIERLFGRR from the coding sequence ATGACAATACATCATCTCAGTGAAACCGTAATTAACCAGATTGCAGCGGGCGAAGTGATCGAACGTCCGGCAAGTGTGGTCAAAGAACTCGTCGAAAATGCTATTGATGCCGGGGCGACACGGATAGAAATTGTGACGGCCGGCGGCGGAAAAAGCCTGATCCGCGTGTCCGATAACGGGTGCGGTATTGCTGAGGACGAACTTGAACTGGCAATTTCGCGCCATTGTACCTCCAAACTTGACAATGATGTTCACGACATCCATTCGCTCGGATTTCGTGGTGAAGCTTTGCCGTCAATCGGGTCGGTATCAAAGTTGAAACTGGTGTCACGTAGAGCTTCTTCGGAACATGCGGCTGAAATTGTTGTCAATGCCGGACATGTTGACGGGCCGCGTCCTGCAGCAGGTAACGCCGGAACAATTGTTGAAGTGCGTGATCTTTTTTACGTTACACCGGCACGTCTCAAATTCATGAAGACAGACCGTGCCGAAACCAATGCGATAACCGATATTGTCAAACGGATCGCTATTGCATTTCCGAACGTCCGTTTTTCGCTTTCCGGTACAGATCGATCGATGCTCGATTTTCCCGCGACCGGTACAGGTGAAGAAGCACAATTACAGCGTATCACCCAAATTATGGGAAAAGATTTTGCCCCCAATGTTATTACTCTTGACGCGGTAAGAGAGGGCGTGGAGCTTAAAGGCTTTGCGGGCATACCATCTTTCAATCGGGGTAACAGTCTCCATCAGTTTGCTTATGTGAACGGCCGACCGGTGCGTGATAAATTGATATTGGGCGCCATTCGCGGGGCTTATGCCGACGCAATGGCGCGCGACCGCTATTCGATTTGTGTGCTTTTCATCAATCTTCCTTCATCCGATGTCGATGTCAATGTCCATCCGGCAAAGGCGGATGTGCGTTTTCGCGATCAGGGTTTAGTGCGCGGACTTATTGTTGGTGGCATCCGCGAAGCTTTAAGCCATGCCGGCATTCACCCCGCAACGACGGGGGCGGATGCAATGCTCAAAAGCTTCCGTCCTGATGGTATTCAACCTTCTTCATCTGTTCCACCGCGCCCGACTTTTTATAATAATAGAACTTTTCCCTATAATTCTTTTTCAAGAACGCCTGTGCCACCGGCCGCGCAAATGGTCAACCAGCCACTTTATACAACACCTTCATCAGGCTTTAATGAAGACTATGGAAATGTGTTGGGCGATCTTGATCAACCGACAACCGATAGCCGTCCGGCAATGGAAATTCCAAGCGTTGAGGAACAGCGTTTTCCCCTTGGTGCTGCACGCGCCCAAATTCATAAAAACTATATTATTGCCCAAACTGAAGACAGCCTCATTATCGTCGATCAACATGCAGCACATGAGAGGCTGGTTTACGAGGCTTTGAAAAAGGCACTTTATTCCAAGCCTTTGCCATCCCAAATCTTGCTCATTCCTGAAATTGTGGAATTGCCGGAAGAAGATGCAACGCGCCTTTTGACACATGCTGAGACACTCCAAAAGTTCGGCTTGAAAATCGAACCCTTCGGCCCCGGTGCTGTTGCGGTTCGCGAAACACCAGCGATGCTTGGCGAGGTGGATGTCAAAGGCCTTATTGCCGATTTGGCCGATGAAGCTGCCGATTATGATACAACAAACGGGCTTAAAGCCATGCTCGATTATGTTGCGGCAACCATGGCATGCCACGGTTCGGTGCGTTCCGGCCGCTTGTTGCGTGCGGAAGAGATGAATGCGCTTTTACGCCAGATGGAAGCAACCCCGGGTTCAGGAACCTGTAATCATGGACGTCCGACCTATGTCGAGTTGAAGCTTACCGATATTGAAAGATTGTTCGGCCGCCGTTGA
- a CDS encoding O-succinylhomoserine sulfhydrylase: MTLNPHRKYRTATEMVHAGTQRSPYGEVCEAIYLTQGFTYPSAEAAERRFDGEDPGFVYSRYANPTNDMFEKRMCALEGAESARALASGMAAVSTAILCFVKAGDHFVAARSMFGSCRYIIEKVLPRYGVEVSIIDGRKIENWEKAIRPNTRGIFFETPANPTLEIVDIKAVSELAHKVGATVIVDNVFATPLYQKPLELGADVVVYSTTKHIDGHGRCLGGMVLSSEEWMTENFQDFFRHTGPGMSPYVAWLMLKSLETLPLRVEEMTRSAAKLADFISGHKAVAKCVYPGRDDHPQRDIIKKQMTGGSTMIAFELKGGKKAAFSFCNHLTIPLISNNLGDTRSIMTHPATTTHQSIGPEARAELGISDGLLRFSVGLEDVDDLLEDVKQALNATL; this comes from the coding sequence ATGACACTTAATCCGCATCGTAAATACCGTACCGCTACAGAAATGGTTCATGCGGGGACTCAACGCTCTCCTTATGGAGAAGTCTGTGAAGCAATTTATTTAACCCAGGGCTTTACCTATCCGAGTGCCGAAGCAGCCGAAAGGCGTTTCGACGGAGAGGATCCGGGCTTTGTCTATTCACGTTATGCCAATCCGACCAACGATATGTTTGAAAAACGTATGTGTGCGTTGGAAGGGGCTGAAAGTGCACGCGCACTCGCTTCGGGAATGGCTGCTGTCTCGACAGCTATTTTATGTTTTGTAAAAGCCGGCGACCATTTTGTTGCAGCCCGTTCTATGTTCGGTTCCTGCCGTTATATCATTGAAAAAGTTTTGCCCCGTTATGGTGTCGAGGTTTCAATCATTGACGGGCGTAAAATTGAAAATTGGGAAAAGGCAATTCGTCCCAATACACGCGGAATATTTTTTGAAACACCGGCCAATCCGACTTTGGAAATAGTCGACATTAAAGCAGTTTCGGAACTTGCTCATAAAGTTGGTGCAACCGTGATTGTCGATAATGTATTCGCCACACCACTTTATCAGAAGCCGCTCGAACTTGGTGCTGATGTCGTTGTCTATTCGACCACCAAACATATTGACGGGCATGGGCGTTGTCTCGGTGGAATGGTTTTATCGAGTGAAGAATGGATGACAGAAAATTTTCAGGACTTCTTCCGTCATACGGGGCCGGGTATGAGTCCCTATGTCGCTTGGCTCATGCTGAAAAGTCTTGAAACGCTTCCTCTCCGTGTCGAGGAAATGACGCGCTCGGCAGCAAAACTTGCCGATTTCATCAGCGGGCATAAGGCAGTTGCAAAATGCGTTTATCCCGGACGCGATGACCACCCGCAAAGAGATATTATAAAAAAACAGATGACTGGCGGTTCGACAATGATCGCCTTTGAATTGAAGGGTGGCAAAAAAGCTGCTTTTTCCTTCTGCAATCATCTGACAATTCCGCTTATTTCCAATAATCTTGGAGATACACGCTCCATCATGACGCATCCGGCAACCACAACCCACCAGAGCATTGGTCCAGAAGCCCGTGCCGAACTTGGCATTAGTGACGGATTGTTGCGTTTTTCGGTTGGTCTCGAAGATGTCGATGATTTGTTGGAAGATGTCAAACAGGCATTAAACGCGACACTCTGA
- the waaA gene encoding lipid IV(A) 3-deoxy-D-manno-octulosonic acid transferase: MKEFKARSALYLYRLAGGLIRPFVPFYLSLRAARGKEDPHRKRERMGRTNKKRPEGPLIWLHAASVGETLALVPLIERILQLHINVLLTTGTVTSASLIENRFGSRVIHQFAPLDIKPAIRRFLDHWKPDLALVCESEIWPLRISGLARRHIPQVMVNAHMSARSFHSWQKRSALASHIFRQIDAAIGQSESDAEQYHALGVKTVAVSGNLKADIAPAADKNLLMQYRESLHNRLVWAAISTHEGEENIAAEVHLALKTRLPNLLTIIVPRHPERADAIMEELAKKSLNVVRHSEKQMPTDDTDIVLVDTIGEMGVFLQLAKVSFIGKSLTETGGHNPLEPALLGSAILTGPHVENFKDTFDVFFANNAARVVEDATQLAVQLNTLLTHEPLRYEMIEAAYDTATNMSGALERTLKVLRPFIDPLIMQAKLHHRDTNHGW; this comes from the coding sequence ATGAAAGAATTCAAGGCGCGATCAGCTTTATATCTTTATCGCCTTGCGGGCGGCTTGATCCGGCCTTTCGTTCCCTTCTATCTATCTTTAAGGGCGGCACGCGGCAAGGAAGACCCGCATCGCAAACGCGAGCGTATGGGGCGCACCAATAAAAAGCGTCCCGAAGGGCCGCTTATCTGGCTTCATGCAGCAAGTGTTGGCGAAACACTGGCACTGGTTCCCCTCATTGAACGCATTTTACAGCTTCATATCAATGTGCTTTTGACAACCGGCACAGTTACATCTGCAAGCCTCATTGAAAACCGGTTTGGCAGTCGGGTTATCCATCAATTTGCACCACTCGACATCAAACCGGCGATAAGAAGATTTCTTGATCACTGGAAACCCGATCTGGCACTCGTTTGCGAATCCGAAATCTGGCCATTGCGCATTAGCGGACTTGCTCGCCGCCACATTCCGCAAGTCATGGTCAATGCACATATGTCCGCTCGGTCATTCCATTCGTGGCAAAAGCGGTCGGCTCTTGCTTCGCACATTTTCAGGCAGATAGATGCCGCCATCGGACAAAGCGAAAGTGATGCCGAACAATATCATGCGCTCGGTGTCAAAACAGTTGCTGTTTCGGGAAATCTGAAAGCCGACATTGCACCGGCAGCCGACAAAAATCTGTTAATGCAATATCGGGAAAGTTTGCATAACCGGCTGGTTTGGGCGGCCATCTCCACCCATGAAGGCGAAGAGAATATCGCTGCCGAAGTTCATCTTGCTTTAAAAACGCGGTTGCCCAATCTTTTGACAATCATTGTACCCCGTCATCCTGAACGGGCTGACGCGATTATGGAAGAGCTTGCTAAAAAGTCTCTCAATGTTGTCCGGCATAGTGAAAAACAAATGCCAACAGATGACACAGATATCGTTCTTGTCGACACGATTGGCGAGATGGGCGTGTTTTTACAACTTGCAAAAGTATCCTTTATAGGCAAATCTTTAACGGAAACCGGCGGGCACAATCCGCTTGAACCTGCACTTTTGGGGTCCGCCATACTGACAGGCCCGCATGTGGAAAATTTCAAAGATACGTTCGATGTATTTTTTGCCAATAATGCGGCAAGAGTTGTTGAAGATGCCACACAATTGGCTGTCCAGCTCAACACACTTTTAACCCATGAACCGTTACGCTATGAAATGATTGAAGCCGCCTATGATACGGCCACCAATATGAGCGGGGCACTGGAACGCACGTTAAAAGTGCTCCGCCCGTTTATTGACCCATTGATTATGCAGGCAAAACTTCATCATCGGGATACCAATCATGGTTGGTGA
- a CDS encoding lysophospholipid acyltransferase family protein has protein sequence MTEKKKQKKSDILNRLWRKIRYPLMNARVTKAIVVSLMANYLRLVYWTNPRLKGSDDPQKAHDAYNPFIITFWHGRHIMGPFLRPKKEHIIAMFSRSADAEINARVGEKLGLETVRGSGGRSKHQNTDKGGARALLTLKRALQGGKTAAMIADIAHGKAREAGKGIILLAKISGRPIVPYIYSFSHVKILEKTWDKTVIPLPFGHSIFLMGDAFYVPEDADDDLMEQKRIELSDIMNRLTEEAEKRLREGK, from the coding sequence ATGACTGAAAAGAAAAAACAAAAAAAATCTGATATATTGAACCGCTTGTGGCGTAAAATCCGCTATCCACTGATGAATGCCCGCGTAACCAAAGCGATTGTTGTGTCGCTTATGGCCAATTATTTGCGTCTCGTTTATTGGACCAATCCACGGCTTAAAGGTTCGGATGACCCGCAAAAGGCCCATGACGCCTATAACCCGTTCATTATTACCTTCTGGCATGGGCGTCATATTATGGGGCCGTTTTTGCGCCCGAAAAAAGAACATATCATTGCCATGTTTTCGCGCTCTGCTGATGCCGAGATTAATGCACGGGTTGGTGAAAAACTGGGGCTTGAAACAGTACGCGGTTCGGGCGGACGATCCAAGCACCAGAATACCGACAAAGGCGGTGCACGGGCACTTCTTACGTTAAAACGTGCCTTGCAAGGGGGTAAAACGGCCGCAATGATTGCCGATATTGCTCATGGAAAAGCGCGCGAAGCCGGTAAGGGTATCATTTTACTTGCCAAAATATCCGGCCGCCCCATTGTCCCTTATATTTATTCCTTTTCTCATGTAAAAATTTTAGAAAAAACATGGGACAAAACCGTGATTCCGCTCCCTTTTGGACATTCCATATTTTTGATGGGAGATGCGTTCTATGTTCCTGAGGATGCCGATGATGATCTTATGGAACAAAAGCGCATTGAACTTTCCGATATTATGAACCGTCTGACGGAAGAGGCTGAAAAACGTCTTAGGGAAGGGAAATAA